The proteins below come from a single Corynebacterium glyciniphilum AJ 3170 genomic window:
- a CDS encoding carboxymuconolactone decarboxylase family protein produces MSIDNLKSGLPEYAKDLKLNLSSLARSTELTEQQLWGTFVASAAASRNDQVLSEISDEAKSHLSDEAYEAALAAASIMAMNNVAYRARGWLGDDYAQVRMGLRMNVISKPGIEKVDFELFSLAVSTINGCDHCTIAHEKTVRDEGLTKEQVFEAVKIAAVVQGVAQTIDIEDAR; encoded by the coding sequence ATGTCGATCGACAACCTGAAGTCCGGTCTGCCCGAGTACGCCAAGGACCTGAAGCTCAACCTCAGCAGCCTCGCACGCTCCACGGAGCTGACCGAGCAGCAGTTGTGGGGTACCTTCGTCGCCTCCGCGGCGGCATCCCGCAACGACCAGGTTCTGTCAGAGATCTCCGACGAGGCCAAGTCACACCTGTCCGACGAGGCCTACGAAGCTGCACTCGCTGCAGCGTCGATCATGGCGATGAACAACGTCGCCTACCGAGCCCGCGGCTGGCTCGGGGACGACTACGCGCAGGTCCGTATGGGACTGCGGATGAACGTCATCAGCAAGCCGGGAATCGAGAAGGTCGACTTCGAACTCTTCTCGCTGGCCGTGTCGACCATCAACGGTTGCGACCACTGCACCATCGCCCACGAGAAAACCGTGCGCGATGAAGGCCTGACCAAGGAGCAGGTCTTCGAAGCCGTCAAGATCGCTGCCGTTGTCCAGGGCGTCGCCCAGACAATCGACATCGAGGACGCACGCTAG
- a CDS encoding peroxiredoxin, with protein sequence MSILTVGDQFPEFNLTALKGGDLHEANAQQPDDYFENVSLDKYQGKWKVVFFYPKDFTFVCPTEIAAFGKLDDEFQDRDTQILGGSTDNEFAHFNWRATHPELKGVPFPMFADVRHDLIRALGVENADGVADRATYIVDPDNVIQFVSVTPDAVGRNVDEVLRVLDALQSEEVCACNWQANDPTKNINKMDVVQEALK encoded by the coding sequence ATGTCCATACTCACCGTCGGTGACCAGTTCCCCGAGTTCAATCTCACCGCGCTCAAGGGCGGCGACCTGCATGAGGCGAACGCCCAGCAGCCGGACGACTACTTCGAAAACGTGAGCCTCGACAAGTACCAGGGCAAGTGGAAGGTCGTCTTCTTCTACCCGAAGGACTTCACCTTCGTCTGCCCCACCGAGATCGCGGCCTTCGGCAAACTGGATGACGAGTTCCAGGATCGCGACACGCAGATCCTCGGCGGGTCCACCGACAACGAGTTCGCTCACTTCAACTGGCGTGCAACCCACCCCGAGCTCAAGGGTGTCCCGTTCCCCATGTTCGCTGATGTGCGTCACGACCTCATCCGCGCCTTGGGTGTCGAGAACGCCGACGGCGTCGCGGACCGTGCCACCTACATCGTCGACCCCGACAACGTCATCCAGTTCGTCTCGGTGACCCCGGATGCTGTCGGCCGCAATGTCGACGAGGTCCTGCGTGTCCTCGATGCACTGCAGTCCGAAGAGGTCTGTGCCTGCAACTGGCAGGCCAACGACCCGACCAAGAACATCAACAAGATGGACGTCGTCCAGGAGGCGCTGAAGTAA
- a CDS encoding hydrogen peroxide-inducible genes activator, translating to MVNKDYRPTIAQLRTFATVAEHGHFGAAAQQLGISQPSLSQGLAALENGLGVQLIERSTRKVIVTDVGRDLLPYAQATLDSLDTFISHARGAHGGLAGSMALGIIPTIAPFILPALLQSLPSVAPELEPKIVEEKTSSLVDSLRQGGLDAVVVASPVAGAGIEQIELYREEFVLVLPENHRLAGRRDLALDELDALDLLLLDDGHCLRDQVLDLCRSASLTVDPARAVTRAASLSTVVQCVIGGLGCTLVPISAVAAECDRPGVALATFDGGAATAGRTVNLSYRSSSNRDDAFRTIGSIVTDAFGSGMGANQSVLETRLSPGPPGAH from the coding sequence ATGGTCAATAAGGATTACCGGCCGACGATCGCGCAACTCAGGACCTTCGCCACCGTTGCCGAACACGGACATTTCGGCGCCGCAGCCCAGCAGCTGGGGATCTCCCAGCCCTCGTTGTCGCAGGGCCTGGCCGCCCTGGAGAACGGTCTGGGGGTCCAGCTGATTGAGAGGTCCACCCGGAAGGTCATCGTCACCGACGTCGGACGGGATCTGCTGCCGTATGCGCAGGCAACCCTCGATAGTCTTGACACGTTCATCAGCCATGCGCGGGGAGCTCACGGTGGGCTCGCCGGTTCCATGGCGCTGGGGATCATTCCCACCATTGCTCCCTTCATCCTGCCGGCGCTCCTCCAGTCGCTCCCGTCGGTGGCGCCGGAACTCGAGCCGAAGATCGTCGAGGAAAAGACGAGTAGCCTGGTCGATTCTCTTCGCCAGGGCGGGCTGGATGCTGTAGTTGTCGCATCTCCTGTAGCAGGCGCCGGCATCGAACAGATTGAGCTCTACCGCGAAGAGTTTGTCCTTGTGCTTCCGGAAAACCACCGCCTTGCAGGCCGACGTGACCTGGCCCTTGATGAGCTGGACGCCCTCGATCTGCTGTTGCTGGATGACGGGCACTGTCTCCGCGACCAGGTGCTGGACTTGTGCCGCTCAGCGTCGCTCACCGTCGATCCAGCCAGGGCCGTCACCAGGGCGGCGAGCCTGTCGACCGTGGTTCAGTGTGTCATCGGAGGTCTGGGCTGCACACTGGTACCGATCAGTGCGGTTGCAGCCGAGTGCGATCGCCCCGGTGTCGCTTTGGCGACCTTCGACGGTGGTGCCGCGACAGCGGGAAGGACAGTTAACCTGAGCTACCGTTCCAGCTCCAACCGGGACGATGCCTTCAGAACCATCGGAAGTATCGTGACCGACGCGTTCGGATCGGGTATGGGAGCAAATCAGAGCGTTCTGGAGACCCGTCTCAGCCCTGGACCACCCGGAGCTCACTGA
- a CDS encoding DEAD/DEAH box helicase, producing MTTPATDSTLSALLPDLDEVPESLVDDAVLESFLAWARDRGLSLYPAQEEASVALASGDNVILATPTGSGKSLVATAAHFIALAHGQRTFYTAPIKALVSEKFFSLCEIFGPAHVGMMTGDATVNGNAPVICATAEVVANIALRDGAAADIDQVVMDEFHYYSEPDRGWAWQVPLLSLPRAQFLLMSATLGDTAWLEEDLTRRTGRATTPVTGTVRPVPLDFDFVYSPVHETLQELVDAGKAPVYIVHFSQRDAVERAQALTSMTFVDKERKAEIASAIGNFRFTSAFGKTLSGLLRKGIGIHHAGMLPKYRRLVEKLAQQGLLSVISGTDTLGVGINVPIRTVLMTGLAKYDGIKHRILKSREFHQIAGRAGRAGYDTEGTVVVEAPEHEIENYRLRERAGSDPKKLKKLRKKSAPEGRATWTKSTFDRLTTAEPEELVSQFQMSHSMLINVVARDEWTYTALKGLLRDNHDTRTKQNRDILTTIDLYRGLLRTEIVEEFEADTPSGKDARLTRELQRDFALNQPLSPFALAAFDLLDPESDTYTLDVISTVEAILDNPNQVLTAQQRERRGQEIAALKAEGVDYTERMAIVEDITWPKPLEEELEQAYDIFCESNPWAAEFDLAPKSVVRDMIEKAMTFSDLVATYSLARSEGVVLRYLTDAWRTLSHTVPPEHRSDELEDIIVWLGELIRQVDSSLVDEWSAMADPDKPVTEEQVAEHAFGVDDPTKLSSNPRALRRMVKNYFFRHVELFAFEKEKELAAMDDYLADPPDWPGAMDAYFDEYADIGVDAGARSPDMVIITEEPQQWRVRQILDDPDGDHGWAFEGVVDLDGSDEAGEVRLSELRVVQG from the coding sequence GTGACGACACCCGCAACTGACTCCACGCTCTCCGCGCTCCTGCCCGACCTCGATGAAGTACCGGAGAGTCTGGTCGACGACGCGGTGCTCGAGTCCTTTCTGGCGTGGGCCCGCGACCGCGGGCTCTCTCTGTATCCCGCCCAGGAGGAGGCGTCGGTAGCTCTTGCCTCCGGCGACAACGTGATCCTGGCGACCCCGACCGGGTCCGGCAAGTCGTTGGTGGCCACTGCAGCGCACTTCATTGCTCTGGCACACGGCCAACGTACGTTCTACACTGCACCGATCAAGGCCTTGGTCAGCGAGAAGTTTTTTTCTCTCTGCGAGATCTTCGGACCCGCGCATGTCGGCATGATGACCGGTGACGCCACAGTCAACGGTAACGCTCCCGTCATCTGTGCGACAGCAGAGGTGGTCGCCAACATCGCGCTCCGCGACGGCGCTGCAGCGGATATCGACCAGGTGGTGATGGATGAGTTCCACTACTATTCGGAGCCGGATCGGGGATGGGCCTGGCAGGTGCCGCTTCTGAGCCTTCCTCGGGCGCAGTTTCTCCTCATGAGCGCGACTCTGGGCGACACGGCGTGGTTGGAAGAAGACCTCACTCGCCGCACGGGTCGCGCGACAACACCGGTAACCGGAACCGTCCGCCCGGTGCCGCTGGACTTCGACTTCGTCTACTCACCGGTTCACGAAACACTGCAGGAACTTGTCGACGCGGGAAAAGCGCCGGTGTATATCGTCCATTTCTCCCAGCGTGACGCTGTTGAACGCGCACAAGCGCTGACCAGCATGACTTTCGTCGACAAAGAGCGGAAAGCAGAGATCGCCTCTGCCATCGGTAACTTCCGCTTTACCTCCGCCTTCGGCAAGACACTGTCCGGACTTCTGCGCAAAGGGATCGGCATCCATCATGCAGGGATGCTGCCGAAGTACCGGAGACTGGTCGAGAAGCTCGCCCAGCAGGGGCTGCTCAGCGTAATATCCGGAACTGACACTCTCGGCGTGGGCATCAATGTACCGATCCGCACGGTGTTGATGACCGGGTTGGCCAAGTATGACGGAATCAAACACCGAATCCTCAAATCCCGCGAATTCCACCAGATAGCAGGACGCGCGGGGCGCGCCGGCTATGACACTGAAGGCACCGTGGTGGTGGAAGCACCGGAACACGAGATCGAGAACTACCGTCTCCGTGAGCGTGCCGGATCGGATCCGAAGAAGCTGAAGAAACTCCGGAAAAAGTCAGCTCCGGAAGGACGGGCTACGTGGACGAAGTCGACGTTCGACAGGCTCACCACGGCGGAGCCCGAAGAACTCGTCAGCCAGTTCCAGATGTCACATTCGATGTTGATTAACGTCGTCGCGCGAGACGAATGGACCTACACTGCATTGAAGGGGCTCCTACGGGACAATCACGACACCCGTACCAAACAGAACCGGGACATTCTGACAACCATTGACCTGTACCGCGGGCTGCTGCGTACCGAGATCGTCGAAGAGTTCGAGGCTGATACCCCGTCTGGGAAGGACGCACGGCTGACCCGGGAACTCCAGCGGGATTTTGCCCTCAACCAGCCCCTGTCGCCTTTCGCTCTCGCCGCTTTCGATCTCCTCGACCCGGAATCCGACACCTATACGCTCGACGTAATCAGCACCGTCGAGGCCATCCTTGATAATCCGAATCAGGTGCTGACCGCGCAGCAGCGAGAGCGACGTGGACAGGAAATTGCGGCGTTGAAGGCCGAAGGGGTCGACTACACCGAACGAATGGCCATCGTCGAAGACATTACCTGGCCGAAACCACTGGAAGAAGAGCTCGAACAGGCCTACGACATCTTCTGCGAGTCCAATCCCTGGGCGGCAGAGTTCGATCTGGCACCGAAATCGGTGGTCCGGGACATGATTGAGAAAGCCATGACATTCTCCGACCTGGTCGCCACCTACTCGTTGGCACGGTCAGAAGGTGTGGTGCTGCGGTACCTCACGGATGCCTGGCGGACTCTCTCGCACACCGTTCCGCCGGAGCATCGCAGCGATGAGCTCGAGGACATCATCGTCTGGCTCGGCGAACTCATCCGCCAGGTTGACTCATCGTTGGTTGACGAGTGGTCTGCGATGGCGGACCCGGACAAGCCGGTCACCGAAGAACAGGTGGCGGAGCACGCCTTCGGCGTCGACGATCCGACCAAACTCAGCTCGAACCCCCGGGCCCTACGTCGTATGGTGAAGAATTATTTCTTCCGGCATGTGGAGCTGTTCGCCTTTGAGAAGGAGAAGGAGCTGGCGGCAATGGACGACTACCTCGCCGATCCCCCGGACTGGCCTGGAGCGATGGATGCCTACTTCGACGAATACGCCGATATCGGGGTCGACGCCGGGGCACGTTCTCCTGACATGGTCATCATCACTGAAGAACCACAACAATGGAGAGTTCGACAGATCCTCGACGACCCCGATGGCGACCACGGTTGGGCGTTTGAAGGCGTCGTAGACCTGGACGGCTCGGACGAGGCCGGAGAGGTCCGACTCAGTGAGCTCCGGGTGGTCCAGGGCTGA